The genomic stretch GGTAAGCTGCTTATGTTTGAAGTGATAACAGGTGTTTTAGAAATCAAGGCTTCCAGCACAGGAATACCAAATCCTTCAAATATGGATGGGTAAATAAATAATTCGGCTATGCGGTAAACTTTAGCCAAATCCTCATCCAGTCTTATTTCTGGCGTGTAAATGAGGTGTTGAATACCTTTGTATTTCTCAGAATTTTTCAGGTTTTCCCAAAATGTAGTTGGGCGTCCTACATACACAACAGGAATGCCCGTTTGAAGCTGAGCTTCCAAAATTTTGTCAACGCCTTTTCGGACTTCCAGCGTTCCAACAAAAAGGGCAAACTTTTCAGGGAAACCGTAGCGCTCGCGAACATCTTGTGGCTCTTCGTCCAAAAATTCTTTCCAGTAAATAGGGTTTACCCCTTGATAAATCACTTGTATTTCTTTGGCAGGAATGTGAAAAAACTCTACCAAGTCGCTTTTGGTTTGCTCGCTTATCGCTACAATTTTATCAGCTCTTATACAGGCTGCACGTAGCTTGCGAGTGTAAATCTTTCGGTCGATTGATTTGTACAAATGTGGATAGCGAATGAAGATAGCATCATGCACGCTCACCACGCTTTTAATACCACGTTTGGCAAGCCCCATGGGCAATTCCTGTGATAGGCCATGAAAAATTTCTACTCCATCTTTTTTGGCTCTGTCGCTTATAAAACGCTGCCTCCACAAGTTTCTATACAGCGCACCGCCAATAGAAGGACGGGTTTCTTTTACGTTAGGTAAAAATTCAGCGAAGGGAATGCTGGCTTCTTTTGGGTTGTAAAGATGGTATTCATTATTTGGCAAATGGGTGGAAAGTGCTCTGAGCAGATTCCGCCCAAAATTGCCCAATCCACTGGCATTGTGAAATATTCGTTTTGCCTCAAAGCCAATTTTCATCACGTTTATTTTTCAGCCATCCACACCAGGATGTTATTGTTTATGATGCCCAAAGGTTTTCCGGTAAGTTCTTTACCAATAAAAGGCGTATTTCTCGATTTACTCTGAATATGTTCTTTACCAAAAGTCCATTTGTGGTCTGGGTCAAAAAGTGTGAACTCACCCCAACTGTTTACTTCAACTGATGGCGTTTCCATACCCAAAACCTTACGTGGGTTTATGGCAATACATTTTATTATTTGCTCTAAGTTTAGTCCATCTTCTCTAAGATTTCCCAAGGCTCCAAAGAAGCTTTCCAAGGTGATCATTCCAAAATCGGCTTGGTCAAACTCACATTTTTTATACTCCACATCTACTGGTGTGTGATCGCTGGTTATCACCTGAATTATTTCTTCATTCAAAGCTTTAATTAAAGCTTCCCTATCCTTTTTAGCTCTAATAGGTGGGCTCACTTTTAGATTGGAATCATACGTATCCAAAGCTTCATCAGTGAAAATCAAATTGGCCAAAGCTACATCAGCGGTAAAGGGCTTGCCCAGACTGTGCGCATTTCTCAAAAGTGACACTCCGCTTTCTGAAGAGATAGCCATAAAGTGAATAGCATTCTCAGCATATTCCGAAAGGTGTAAATCACGAAGCAGGGTAACTTCTTCCGCCAAAGCGGGGATGCCCTTCAAGCCTAAATAGGTGCTCACTTCGCCTTCGTGCATTTGCCCTTTGTAAGCCAATGATTCATCCGTTGAAAACACGTGGATGGGGGGCGCAAACTCCTTCCCGTACAGGAGGGCTAATTTTATTAAAGCAGCATTAGCCACAGGTTTTTTACCATGGCTAAAACCTACAGCACCCGATTGATACATATCATACATTTCGCTAAGCTCTTTGCCTTGCAGGCCTTTGCTCAAGCTTCCGTAGGGTAATACGTTTACCGGAAATTCTTCGGCACGCTGATACACATATTCTATCGCTGCTTTACTATCAATAGCCGGAGAAGTTTCGGGACTCACGGCAACTCCTGTAAATCCGCCAAAAATGGCAGCATGGATTCCGCTTTCAATATCTTCACGTTCCTCGTGGCCAGGGTCGCAAAAGTTGGCGCGTAAGTCAAACCAACCCGGACTAATGTGCAAATTGTCATGTTCCACCACCTGAGCATCTTTAGCATCGATGCTATCAGCGATTTCAATTACCACATCATTTTCTATCAAAATGTCCTTTACCTGCAGGTGATGCGAGGAGTTTGGATCAACAATTTTAGCTTGCTTTATAAGTATCTTCCCGGAGTCCATAAGGTTATTTCCAAAGTTTGATTAAGATAATTTCAACAAATAAAAAGAATAGGGCTGCTGCCAAAAACCACTTCCACAAAGGCGTGCCCTGATAGCGCTGCTTTATGGAGTAGTCAATACTTCCGGCACTTGCTTCCAGCACATCGGAGCTTTGCAGGCCAAAAATATCGCGAATAGTATTTTCTTCAAGAAAGCTCCATTGGCTTTCTTCAGGATTAGTATTTAGAGCTAAGTAGCCAA from Owenweeksia hongkongensis DSM 17368 encodes the following:
- a CDS encoding dihydroorotase — translated: MDSGKILIKQAKIVDPNSSHHLQVKDILIENDVVIEIADSIDAKDAQVVEHDNLHISPGWFDLRANFCDPGHEEREDIESGIHAAIFGGFTGVAVSPETSPAIDSKAAIEYVYQRAEEFPVNVLPYGSLSKGLQGKELSEMYDMYQSGAVGFSHGKKPVANAALIKLALLYGKEFAPPIHVFSTDESLAYKGQMHEGEVSTYLGLKGIPALAEEVTLLRDLHLSEYAENAIHFMAISSESGVSLLRNAHSLGKPFTADVALANLIFTDEALDTYDSNLKVSPPIRAKKDREALIKALNEEIIQVITSDHTPVDVEYKKCEFDQADFGMITLESFFGALGNLREDGLNLEQIIKCIAINPRKVLGMETPSVEVNSWGEFTLFDPDHKWTFGKEHIQSKSRNTPFIGKELTGKPLGIINNNILVWMAEK
- a CDS encoding glycosyltransferase family 4 protein, which produces MKIGFEAKRIFHNASGLGNFGRNLLRALSTHLPNNEYHLYNPKEASIPFAEFLPNVKETRPSIGGALYRNLWRQRFISDRAKKDGVEIFHGLSQELPMGLAKRGIKSVVSVHDAIFIRYPHLYKSIDRKIYTRKLRAACIRADKIVAISEQTKSDLVEFFHIPAKEIQVIYQGVNPIYWKEFLDEEPQDVRERYGFPEKFALFVGTLEVRKGVDKILEAQLQTGIPVVYVGRPTTFWENLKNSEKYKGIQHLIYTPEIRLDEDLAKVYRIAELFIYPSIFEGFGIPVLEALISKTPVITSNISSLPEAAGPGSKLVNPENQEEITAALREVWDNDALKNEMIKTGYTFAQDFKDEAIAKKWKLVYQSLIS